ACACGATCACCAACACAACAATCAGTACCAGGAATACGAGGTACACGGTTTTGAGCTGATTCTCTTTTTCGGATATGGTGCTCGCATCTCTGCTCACCTTGTCAATAATAGACCGTTGCAACAGTTTCAACTGGTCGGTGGCAATAGCGGAATTGTCCCACCAGGAATCAGAATTAAACAACGTATCTATCTTTCTTGTTTTAATCGCATTACTGATAAAATCATTGGTGATCTTAAACTCGTTGGACTGCTCCATGGCGCCGAATTCTTTAACGGTAGCAGGAGAAGCCTTATCTATAAACTCTGTGCGCAGTGATGCATACATCTCATAGTTATTCTCTATCCGCGCAAAATCTTCGGGCCATACTTCTTTCTTCAACATGAAATAGTAAAGATCCATGCGGATCATACCCTGGTAGGCGGCCATCTGCGATAGCAGGAATTGTGTATTCAGGTCCCGTTCTAATGTTTCCAGGATAGAAATATTGGGCGTACTGGTTCTTGACAGGTTATTCAGCCGGAAGATGATATTTGAATAATAGTCCAGCACTTCCCGGTGTGGCATATTCTTGTTGTCAATCTCCAATCTCTTCTTATGGAGTGTACTGAGCAGGCTGTATTGAAAGAAGCGGCTGTCAGTATCCGTCAGTTTATTTCTCACGGCATCAATCGCCAGATCTGTTTTGGCGCGTTGCAGGAGCAGATCCCCTTCCGTACTGCTACCCAATACATAGTTCACACTATAGCGGCGCTCCAGGTGGATTTCATCTGCTACCTTCATAATGGTAGCAGCATTGCTTACCTGCTTCAGTAGATAATCTATATTCCGGATATCATTATTTTGCCTGTTGAAGATCTGAACACCAAAATAAATGAGACAAATAAGTGGTACGAGTGCTATCAGTAATAATTTCCGCGGCAATGGCAGTTGTATAAAATATTTTTTCATCCGCCTGAGCTTGTTTAATTTTTATGATCTATAAAAATAATGTCTTTATAGGGATTCATTACGACTGGTAATATAAGTTGAATTATAATGATAAGAAAATAACAACAAATTCATAGATTTGTCTTTATTCAAAATTATTATGCTCAATAGCTGCAAATACAGTTCTGTGCTTTTGATTGATGATGATGTAGATGACAGGATGATATTTGGTGACGTGTTAAAAGAACTTGTACCTGATATTATTTATAATGAGGCCATCAACGGAGAAGACGCACTGGAGAAACTTGAAAAGAACCTTGTACCTGATCTTATTTTCCTTGATCTGAATATGCCCCGTGTGGATGGTAAACAATTTCTGGCAGAGATGCAGAAAATAGACCATCTGAAACACATCCCTGTTGTCATTTACACCACATCTTCGCACGAATCTGATAAAAAAGAAACCCATGCATTAGGAGCTGCCTGCTTCTTCACGAAACCCAATAGTCTCCGTGAACTGAGTCATAAACTCAGCAGCATCCTGGAGGGAAAAATTGAACAACCGGGTGTTGTATAAAAATCATTTCCGGGTAATAATATCCAGATTTTATTTGGCAGGTAGGTATTCCATGATCCAATATTGATAAATTGCATGTCCTAATATCAAGGTATATGTATTTAGAAGAACTGGAAAGGCTGTATCATGAACAGGCGTACACGGTAGCGGCAGCACAACTGGAAAACTACTTGAAAGATCATGCAGAAGAGCCACCCGCGTGGCATCTGATGGGCTTATGCAAGCTGGAAATAGCCAAAGCGGCTGAAAACAGCGAAGCCGCCATTGAAGCATACGACGCCGCTTACGCGGCATTCAGCAAAGCATTATCATACGACCCCAAACACATACAGGCACGCGTTCACAGGGCTTATATGGGCGCCAATGTAATGGAGCACAAAGAAGACGAGACCATCAGCGACTGCCAGGTACTACTGGATGGTGGCGATGAGGAGCTGATGACGAAAGCCCTGCTTTACCGCTTCCAGGTATGGATACTCAAGAATGAAACAGAGAAGGCCCTGGCAGACATGCAACAGAGCCAGGAAATATACAGATCATTATATCATGACGACCTCCCCCAGCTGAATGTGGCGCTGTTCCAGTGTTATACACGCATGGGAGATGTTTACTTTCACCTGGATGATAAAACCCGGGCATTAGGGTTTTACCGGGAAGCCTTTGCCTATACGGTATATAACAACCGCACGCTTTCTACCATACACTTTGCACTGGAGATGGCCGATTATGATTTTGCAGCTGACATGCTGCACCTGATGATCACCGCCGGCGAACAGGAGGAAGCAGAACTGCTCAAACTCCTCCGGAAAGTAAAGGAACTGCTGGACGAAGGATTACAACATCCGGCACTGGCCAAAGAATATTGCTGGGGTACCATAGATCTCTGGAATGAGTTTTATGGAGATGATGATGACGAAGGAACCCTTGAACAGATTTCCACCGGCAAACGGTTTATCGCCCAGAACCCCGGTGAGCCTTATTTCTACCACTATACCGCTACCGCCTTCTTTAATATCGGTAGCTATGGAGAATCGCTGCCTTATTATGAAAAAGCGATTGCCTCACGGCCTTATCCTTCCACTATTGTACACTGGTATTATGCCAGTTACAAAGCCAACGGACACTTCCCCGAAAGCTGGCCGGATACAGATTACAGCATCCCGTACGACTGGTACACCGCCGGCATCATCTGCAGTGAAATCATGCAGCTCTATGGTGACGAGGCCACCAGGCTACCGCTGCTGCAACTAAAAAAATTCCTCTACAAAAAAGCATTTGATCTTTACTCCCCTTATTGGTTTGAAAATAAAGGCACCTCCTACGCGGGCCACCCGCACTACTTTGCCATGTGCTGTAATAACTACGGCATCACCCTGTTTGAACTGGGTGATTTTGAAGAAGCCGTGCGCATACATACAATCGGGTATAACATGTCCGCCTTCTGGGAACAGCTGGAATCCAGGGCCGACGCCTTACACAGCCTGAACAAACTGGAGGAAGCCATCACCGACCGGAAAAATATCCTGGCTATTTTCCGCAGCAGCCTGCCATTAATGTACTATGTATCCATTCATGAAAGGATTATAGAAGACCTCACTACACTCGATCACCACGAGGAGGCACTGAGCCTGTACAACAAGATCCTGGAAGAATATGATACCTGGATCTCCCGGGATATGGAAGACCTGGAAGATTACGACCGCGATACCATCACCTATAACATAGACCGTATCAAAACCGGCCGCGCCTTTATCAAAACAGCCAGTGAAGATGATCTTGCAGAAAGGATCCAGGCACTGGAAAACCATCTCGTGGAAAAGCCCGATGACAGCGATGCTTACTTCAACCTGATGTATCTCTATTTTGATAATGCCCAGTACGCACATTGCATCGGCGCTATCAATAATCGTATATCCATTGGCGGTATCGACAAGCTGCCGGTAGTATCCCGCATGAAAATATATTACTTCAGGGGAAAGGCAGCATTGAAACTGGGCAAGTACAGGGCAGCCATCACCGATATGATGCAAACCCTTGATATCATGGCCGATGGCGATGAGTCAGACAACTCTCCCAACAATAGGTTTGGCGTATATGCATTCCTCGCAGAAGCATTGCTGGGTGTACAGGAATATGACAGCAGTATTGAATATGGCCTCAAATGCGTAGAGGTATACAAGAAAATGAACTGGGGATGGGACAACGAATCATCCGGATTTAATTATACAATAGCCCTCGCATATGAAGGCAAAGGCAACATCACTGCCTGTAAAAAAATAATTGACCGCATCCTCGAAAATGATCCCGGCTACCAACCCGCCATCGCCAAAAAAGTTGCATGGAAAGGCAACAACAGCCTGTTTTCCTTTTTCAAGAAGAAAAAATAAAAAGTATTTACGGATTTTGTGATTTAGAGATGTAGCTATTTTGTTTCAGTGGTATATGTATTACTGAAACAAAATAGCTACATCTCTAAATAATTAAATACCCAAATATTCTGGAAACGGTCCTAATTAATCAACACTTTGTTTCTCACGAGCAGGCAGGCGCCAATGATGCCGGCGCGCTCACCCAGCCGGGAGATCCGGAGTTTGGTATCATTATTCACGAGGCTCAGGGAATATTTATTAACGGCGCTTTTAATAGGGAGGCGGATGTAATCTTCTGTGGCGGCCAGGCTGCCGCCGAGGATCACCAGTTCAGGGTTAAAGATATTGATCAGTATAGCAATACCGCGGCCCAGGTTCTCCCCTATTTTTGCAATCAGTTCTATGGCCAGTACGTCGTCGTCATTAGCTGCCTGGATGATGTCGTGTAGCTGGATATCTTCCGGCGACGCGTATTTCCGCGTCAGCATGGAAGAGGAGCCTTCTTTCAACTTCTGCCGGAACATGCGTAGCAGCGCCCAGCCGGAAGCGGCTGTTTCCAGGCATCCTTTCTTACCACAGTGGCAGATAATTTCGTTATCGAATAAAGGGATATGCCCTACTTCCCCGCTGTAGCCTGATTTACCATAGTACAGTTGTCCGTCTATCAATACGCCCATGCCGATGCCATAGTCCAGGTTCAGGAATAATACGTTGCGTTCGCCGTGTACGGAGTCTGAACAAAATTCACCGTAGGCCATGGCGCGGGAATCGTTTTCGAGGAAAACACGGATGCCTACTTTTGATTCTATGACTTTACTTAGTGGGGCTTCATCAAAATAAAAGAAACTGTAGCTATGGCCGGAGGCATAATTGATCCGACCAGATAAGTTGATGCCGATGCCGAGGATTTTTTCTCTGGGTACCGGCAGCTCACTGATAAAGTGGTTGATCTGGTGACATAGCTCCTCCAACGATTCCTGGTTATTGTCCAGTTTATAAGGCAATCCTTCCGAGGTGTGGACCAGGTTCTTCTGCAGGTCAGACAGGCCCAGGTTAAGGTGGTCCTGCTTTACATCCACCCCGATAAAGAAAGCGGAGTCGGGTACCAGGCCGTATAAGTTGGGTTTGCGGCCACCGGTAGACTCTACTTTACCATAATCCTTTACCAGGCCGTCCCGGATCAGGTCATTCAACAGGGTGGTTACTTTGGGGGCACTGAGGTTCAGTTCCTTGCACATATCTGCAATGGTGGCATTGCCGGTATTGGCAAAGTAGCCCAGGGCGGCCTTCTTCAGGTTAATATTCTTATAGGCTACCCCGGTAAGATTTTCATTATTGAGTTCTTCAAAAAAGGTTTTACCCATATCAATTCGAATACTTTTAGCGATAATAACGCACTAATGTAAGCCCCTTACGTAATATTTATTTAAAAGACCCCATCAAAAATCAGCTTAAAATTCAGAAAAGACTCATTTCAAAAAATAATTTACTATTTAGCGATGATAAATAAATTTTATTAATTAGTATTACCTATTAATAAAATTATTTTTCTAATTTAGAAGGATAATACCTCAAAACATTTAATCAATCAAAATAAATATGCGATACGAAGAATACGCGGCGTTGTACAAAAACAATCTTTTAGATGATGTAGTACCGTTTTGGCTAAAAAACTCACAGGATCCACAATACGGAGGCTATTTTACCTGTCTGGATACAACAGGAAAAGTATTTGATACAGACAAGTTCATATGGCTGCAATGCAGACAG
The Chitinophaga sp. MM2321 DNA segment above includes these coding regions:
- a CDS encoding response regulator; translated protein: MLLIDDDVDDRMIFGDVLKELVPDIIYNEAINGEDALEKLEKNLVPDLIFLDLNMPRVDGKQFLAEMQKIDHLKHIPVVIYTTSSHESDKKETHALGAACFFTKPNSLRELSHKLSSILEGKIEQPGVV
- a CDS encoding ROK family protein, which encodes MGKTFFEELNNENLTGVAYKNINLKKAALGYFANTGNATIADMCKELNLSAPKVTTLLNDLIRDGLVKDYGKVESTGGRKPNLYGLVPDSAFFIGVDVKQDHLNLGLSDLQKNLVHTSEGLPYKLDNNQESLEELCHQINHFISELPVPREKILGIGINLSGRINYASGHSYSFFYFDEAPLSKVIESKVGIRVFLENDSRAMAYGEFCSDSVHGERNVLFLNLDYGIGMGVLIDGQLYYGKSGYSGEVGHIPLFDNEIICHCGKKGCLETAASGWALLRMFRQKLKEGSSSMLTRKYASPEDIQLHDIIQAANDDDVLAIELIAKIGENLGRGIAILINIFNPELVILGGSLAATEDYIRLPIKSAVNKYSLSLVNNDTKLRISRLGERAGIIGACLLVRNKVLIN